From a region of the Candidatus Pelagibacter sp. FZCC0015 genome:
- a CDS encoding glycoside hydrolase family 3 N-terminal domain-containing protein: protein MIKNRRAFIVGLKSSKLSKKEITFLKKYKPWGVILFSRNISSIEQTKKLTDKIKKIFKDKKYPVLIDQEGGRVNRLGKIISFDNLTSEYFGILFTKDKKKFNIIYKLFIDKTSYLLKSIGVNINTVPVLDLRVKGASNIIGDRSFSKNKKNISKIGDICIDYFHENSIGTVMKHIPGHGLAKVDSHKFTPVVTKKLNYLNKNDFFPFKKKQSYFAMTAHVIYRSIDKLNTATHSKKIINLIRKKIGFKNILISDDLSMKSLKDDLKTNTIKTFSAGCNLALHCNGKLSEMKVVGDNSPKVSNFIIKKTSLFYKILS from the coding sequence ATGATTAAGAATAGAAGAGCTTTTATTGTTGGTTTAAAATCATCAAAATTATCAAAAAAAGAGATAACTTTTTTAAAAAAATATAAACCATGGGGAGTTATTTTATTTTCAAGAAACATAAGTTCAATTGAACAAACTAAAAAATTAACTGATAAAATAAAAAAGATATTTAAAGACAAAAAATACCCAGTATTAATTGATCAAGAAGGAGGACGAGTAAATCGATTAGGAAAAATTATTTCATTTGATAATTTGACTTCTGAATATTTTGGTATTTTATTCACAAAAGATAAGAAAAAATTTAATATTATTTATAAATTATTTATCGATAAAACTTCGTATTTGCTTAAATCAATTGGTGTTAATATAAATACAGTTCCTGTTTTAGATCTTAGAGTTAAAGGAGCTAGCAACATTATTGGTGATAGGTCTTTTTCAAAAAATAAAAAAAATATCTCTAAAATTGGAGATATTTGTATTGATTATTTTCATGAAAATTCCATTGGAACTGTGATGAAACACATACCAGGGCATGGTTTAGCTAAAGTAGATAGTCATAAATTTACACCTGTAGTTACCAAAAAGTTAAATTATTTGAATAAAAATGATTTTTTTCCATTCAAGAAAAAACAAAGCTATTTTGCAATGACAGCGCATGTAATATATCGAAGCATTGATAAGTTAAATACAGCTACACACTCTAAAAAAATTATAAATTTAATTAGAAAAAAAATTGGCTTTAAAAACATTTTAATTTCAGATGATTTATCAATGAAAAGTTTAAAAGATGATTTAAAAACCAATACCATTAAAACATTTAGCGCAGGTTGTAATCTTGCTCTTCATTGTAATGGCAAATTGTCTGAAATGAAGGTAGTTGGTGATAATTCACCAAAGGTCAGTAATTTTATAATAAAAAAAACATCGCTATTTTATAAAATTTTAAGTTAA
- a CDS encoding segregation and condensation protein A: MTISDSALFNVDINNYNGPLDVLLDLAKAQKVDLEEISITKLADQFHDYITKEKDLNLEIASEYLLMATWLAYLKSKLLLPGTPEEEFKVQEVAEKLKLQLKKLELIRLLSEQMLKRKRLGREIRSRGMKGNIRSIYSTEYNLSLFELLKSYSTIIMTKDFQKMNIPKLPVFTTEDGIKTIREFFGKLIDWKKLDDLIPQNFKSNSKYKRTGKAGIFAGSLELVKEGNLNMKQDKLFDDIYVKENND, encoded by the coding sequence ATGACTATTTCTGATTCTGCATTATTTAATGTTGATATTAATAATTATAATGGCCCTCTAGATGTTCTTTTAGACTTAGCCAAAGCTCAAAAGGTAGATCTTGAAGAGATATCAATAACAAAGTTAGCAGATCAATTTCACGATTATATTACAAAAGAAAAAGATTTAAATTTAGAAATTGCTTCTGAGTATTTATTGATGGCAACTTGGTTAGCTTATTTAAAATCTAAATTATTACTTCCAGGAACACCAGAAGAAGAATTTAAAGTTCAAGAAGTTGCTGAAAAATTAAAATTACAACTTAAAAAACTAGAATTGATAAGATTACTCTCTGAACAAATGTTAAAAAGAAAAAGATTAGGAAGAGAAATTCGATCAAGAGGAATGAAAGGAAATATAAGATCTATTTATAGCACAGAATATAATTTAAGTTTATTTGAGCTTCTTAAATCATATTCAACAATTATTATGACCAAGGACTTTCAAAAAATGAATATTCCCAAATTACCTGTATTTACTACAGAAGATGGAATTAAAACAATTAGAGAATTTTTCGGTAAATTAATTGATTGGAAGAAATTAGATGATTTAATTCCTCAAAATTTTAAAAGTAATTCAAAATATAAACGTACAGGTAAAGCAGGAATATTTGCTGGATCGTTAGAATTAGTTAAAGAAGGAAATTTAAATATGAAACAAGATAAGTTATTTGATGATATTTATGTAAAGGAAAATAATGATTAA
- the scpB gene encoding SMC-Scp complex subunit ScpB produces the protein MIKKEKITKDNIVKFPSKLTDLEKEIEAVIFAAAEPLDIDTIESKITKKGSVAKSLEKLQQEYSQRGINLVCIKDKWSFRTSPNLSNIMSQEKTVEKKLSRAAVETLAIIVYHQPVTRAEIEEIRGVAFGTNTLEILMELNWVKPGGRKDVPGRPIQYVTTDEFLSHFNLQKLSDLPTIDELGAAGLIDSSSVDNAIFGTGKFYKEKQEEKKEDIYSNIDEMLNSTLDTEEKD, from the coding sequence ATGATTAAAAAAGAAAAGATTACAAAAGATAATATTGTAAAATTTCCATCTAAGTTAACTGATTTAGAAAAAGAAATTGAAGCAGTTATTTTTGCTGCTGCAGAACCATTAGATATTGATACAATTGAAAGCAAAATTACTAAAAAGGGTAGTGTTGCAAAATCATTAGAGAAGTTACAACAAGAATACTCTCAACGTGGTATTAATTTAGTTTGTATTAAAGATAAGTGGTCGTTTAGAACTTCACCTAACTTATCTAATATTATGTCACAAGAGAAGACAGTAGAAAAGAAACTTTCTAGAGCTGCTGTGGAGACTTTAGCTATAATCGTTTATCACCAACCTGTTACTAGAGCTGAGATTGAGGAGATAAGAGGTGTTGCATTTGGAACGAATACTCTTGAAATATTGATGGAACTCAACTGGGTGAAACCAGGAGGTCGTAAAGATGTACCAGGTAGACCAATTCAGTATGTTACAACTGATGAATTTTTAAGTCATTTCAATCTTCAAAAATTATCTGATTTACCAACAATTGATGAATTAGGTGCTGCTGGATTAATTGACAGTTCTAGTGTCGATAATGCAATTTTTGGAACTGGAAAATTCTACAAAGAAAAACAAGAAGAAAAAAAAGAGGATATTTATTCTAATATTGACGAGATGTTAAACAGCACTCTTGATACTGAAGAGAAAGATTAA
- the tatA gene encoding twin-arginine translocase TatA/TatE family subunit has product MSIGIWQIAIVVILVVLLFGRGKISSLMGDVAKGIKSFKKGMASDVTDDTEPKNISDENKDSENKD; this is encoded by the coding sequence ATGAGCATAGGAATTTGGCAAATAGCAATCGTAGTTATATTAGTAGTCTTATTGTTTGGACGAGGTAAAATCTCCAGTCTGATGGGTGATGTAGCTAAGGGAATTAAAAGTTTCAAAAAAGGAATGGCGTCAGATGTTACTGACGATACAGAGCCAAAAAATATATCCGACGAAAATAAAGACTCAGAAAACAAAGATTAA
- the tatB gene encoding Sec-independent protein translocase protein TatB → MPTIGWFEILIVVGIAIIVLGPKDFPIMLKKAGSWIGTAKRYVSNIQNEVSNLEIDEEKIDNEIKKETKKDEQ, encoded by the coding sequence ATGCCTACTATTGGTTGGTTTGAGATATTAATTGTAGTTGGTATTGCAATTATTGTTCTTGGTCCAAAAGATTTTCCAATCATGTTAAAGAAAGCAGGTTCTTGGATAGGGACTGCAAAAAGATATGTGAGCAACATTCAAAATGAGGTTTCTAATTTAGAAATTGATGAAGAAAAAATTGATAATGAAATAAAAAAAGAAACTAAAAAAGATGAGCAATGA
- the tatC gene encoding twin-arginine translocase subunit TatC: protein MSNEENEGGFVSHLTELRKRLIHSFIFLIIFFVICYIFAEHIYGFLVDPFAQAVKDDGSDRRLIFTALQETFLTYIKVSFFTAFFVTCPFILMQIWKFIAPGLYKHEKVAILPYLVLTPILFFLGGMLVYYLIMPLAIKFFLSFESTGMSTSLPIQLEAKVNEYLSLVMKLIFAFGISFQLPIVLSLLARIGVVDSQFLKERRKYVVVIIFAAAALLTPPDPITQIGLAIPLLILYELSIFSVKFIENKNLEKTDA, encoded by the coding sequence ATGAGCAATGAAGAAAATGAAGGTGGATTTGTTAGCCATCTAACAGAACTAAGAAAAAGATTAATACATAGTTTTATATTTCTAATAATCTTTTTTGTTATTTGTTATATATTTGCAGAACATATCTACGGTTTTTTAGTTGATCCATTTGCTCAAGCTGTCAAAGATGATGGGTCTGATAGAAGGCTTATTTTTACGGCCTTACAGGAAACTTTTTTAACGTATATTAAAGTATCCTTTTTCACAGCTTTTTTTGTGACCTGTCCTTTTATTTTAATGCAAATATGGAAATTTATTGCACCGGGATTATATAAACATGAAAAAGTTGCTATACTCCCATACCTTGTCTTAACACCAATTCTTTTCTTTTTGGGAGGTATGCTAGTTTATTATTTGATAATGCCTCTAGCTATTAAATTCTTTTTATCATTTGAAAGTACAGGGATGTCTACAAGTCTACCAATTCAATTAGAAGCCAAAGTAAATGAATACTTGTCACTTGTTATGAAGTTAATTTTTGCATTTGGAATAAGTTTCCAACTACCTATAGTCTTAAGTTTGTTAGCCAGAATAGGTGTTGTTGACAGTCAATTTCTAAAAGAAAGAAGAAAGTATGTTGTAGTAATTATATTTGCTGCTGCTGCATTGCTTACACCACCAGACCCAATTACTCAAATAGGTTTAGCTATTCCTTTATTAATTTTATATGAATTATCAATATTTTCAGTAAAATTTATAGAAAACAAAAATTTAGAAAAGACTGATGCATAA
- the serS gene encoding serine--tRNA ligase, translating to MHNLKEIRKDYSKFEKDLEKRSVKIDFNNLKKLDELNRDLIQKKENLEKEKKDISKSKDESLFKKSKEISTELEKIAEQQKNTKTELDNILSSIPNIPHQDVPNGKDENDNVEVLKAGKVAEFDFKPKSHYELGENLGMLDFDLATKTTGSRFVFVKKELALLERALSNFMLDTHIAQNGYQEISPPLIASDNTMYGTGQLPKFENDQFEIKFDEGSDRKFLIPTAEVILTNIVKDKIVDQKDLPMRFVASTPCFRKEAGSYGKDTKGMIRQHQFYKVEMVSIVEKENCLEELERMTNCATDILDKLELPYRKVILCSGDMGFSAEKTYDIEVWLPSENKYREISSCSSCSTFQAQRMKSRYKNKNKETVFVGTLNGSGLAVGRTLIAVLENYQQKDGSIIVPKVLRPYMNNLELISAK from the coding sequence ATGCATAATTTAAAAGAAATTAGAAAAGACTATTCAAAATTTGAAAAAGATCTTGAAAAGCGTTCAGTTAAAATTGATTTTAATAATTTAAAAAAGCTTGATGAATTAAATAGAGATTTAATTCAAAAGAAAGAAAATTTAGAAAAAGAAAAAAAAGATATTTCAAAATCTAAAGATGAAAGTTTATTCAAAAAATCTAAAGAAATCTCTACTGAATTAGAAAAGATCGCTGAGCAACAAAAAAATACTAAAACTGAATTAGATAACATTTTATCAAGTATACCCAACATACCTCATCAGGATGTTCCAAATGGAAAAGATGAAAATGACAATGTGGAAGTTTTAAAAGCAGGTAAAGTTGCTGAATTTGATTTTAAACCCAAATCGCATTACGAACTTGGAGAAAATTTAGGTATGCTTGATTTTGATCTTGCAACTAAAACAACTGGATCAAGATTTGTATTTGTTAAAAAAGAGTTAGCATTACTAGAACGAGCTTTATCTAACTTTATGCTAGATACTCATATTGCTCAAAATGGCTACCAAGAGATTTCACCTCCATTGATTGCCTCTGATAATACAATGTATGGAACAGGCCAATTACCAAAATTTGAAAACGATCAATTTGAAATAAAATTTGATGAAGGATCTGATAGAAAATTTTTAATTCCAACTGCTGAAGTAATTTTAACAAACATTGTTAAAGATAAAATTGTAGACCAAAAAGATTTACCAATGAGATTTGTTGCCTCAACCCCATGTTTTAGAAAAGAAGCCGGCAGTTATGGAAAAGACACCAAGGGAATGATTAGACAACATCAATTTTATAAGGTTGAGATGGTTAGTATTGTAGAAAAAGAAAATTGCCTAGAAGAATTAGAGCGAATGACAAACTGCGCTACAGATATTCTTGATAAACTAGAGTTACCTTATAGAAAAGTAATTTTATGTTCAGGTGATATGGGTTTTAGTGCAGAAAAAACTTATGATATTGAAGTGTGGTTACCATCAGAAAACAAGTATCGTGAAATATCATCATGCTCTTCTTGTTCAACATTTCAGGCACAAAGAATGAAATCAAGATATAAAAATAAAAACAAGGAAACTGTTTTTGTTGGAACATTAAATGGAAGTGGTTTAGCTGTGGGTAGAACTTTAATTGCTGTATTAGAAAACTATCAACAAAAAGATGGTTCGATTATTGTTCCTAAGGTACTGCGACCGTATATGAATAATTTGGAATTGATTTCAGCTAAATAA
- the yajC gene encoding preprotein translocase subunit YajC has product MEGSGIGQFIPLILIFVIFYFFLIRPQQKKVKEHKAMVESLKRGDKVVTSGGITGTVERLIDNDKVEVEIAENVKVEIVKSTGIQSLVNTNTQEVKK; this is encoded by the coding sequence ATGGAAGGCTCAGGAATAGGACAATTTATACCGTTAATTTTAATTTTTGTTATTTTTTATTTTTTCTTAATCAGACCACAGCAAAAAAAAGTTAAGGAGCACAAAGCAATGGTTGAAAGCCTTAAGAGAGGTGACAAGGTTGTTACTTCTGGTGGAATTACAGGTACTGTGGAGAGACTTATAGACAATGATAAAGTTGAAGTAGAAATTGCTGAAAACGTTAAAGTTGAGATAGTTAAATCAACTGGTATTCAAAGTCTTGTTAATACAAATACACAAGAAGTTAAAAAATAA
- the secD gene encoding protein translocase subunit SecD yields MLYFSKLRILFITLFSVLFILIASSNLFKFDDDFFDKKINLGLDLQGGSYLLLEIDNEPVIEQKLQNLTTTIRNYFKEKNIKINNIKIDNKNIYFNVTNNDKQSVLDVFQDENSDLNPYYPRFKSHQLEIEDTGLNLKINFSRQGLIKLKTSSQDQAIEIVRRRVDEVGTNEPNILKRGNNRILVELPGLDDPMRIKSLLGKTANLTFRFVTNDENDRFGVEKLKFENGLEEATVSKRIIISGENLLDAQPKMDTQTNQTIVSFTLDRVGAKRFGKATSTGIGKQLAIVLDGKIISAPVVRDTIASGSGQISGGFTFQTATDLALLLRSGALPAPLEIIEERTVGPDLGQDSINAGMIALAIGFMLVIIFMFVKYKIFGLITNVTLIVNLFILLGVLTLFEATLTLPGIAGIILTVGMAVDANVLIFERIKEELKDETNNILAFDGGYTKSRTAILDANITTLLAAIILFFMGSGPVKGFAVTLGVGIFTTLFSVYFIARLFTSIYVSRNKDKEKLI; encoded by the coding sequence GTGCTTTATTTCTCTAAGTTAAGAATTTTATTTATAACTCTTTTTTCAGTTTTATTTATTTTAATTGCTTCATCAAATCTTTTTAAATTTGATGATGATTTTTTTGATAAAAAAATTAATCTAGGATTGGACCTTCAGGGAGGATCATATCTATTACTTGAAATTGATAATGAACCTGTAATTGAACAAAAACTACAAAACTTAACAACAACTATTAGAAATTACTTCAAAGAAAAAAATATTAAAATCAACAATATTAAAATAGATAATAAGAACATTTATTTTAATGTAACAAATAATGATAAGCAATCTGTCTTAGATGTTTTTCAGGACGAAAATAGTGATCTTAACCCTTATTACCCAAGATTTAAATCACATCAGTTAGAAATTGAAGATACAGGGTTAAATTTAAAAATTAATTTTTCAAGACAGGGTTTAATTAAACTTAAAACTTCTTCTCAAGATCAAGCTATAGAAATAGTAAGAAGAAGGGTAGATGAGGTTGGAACTAATGAACCCAACATACTTAAAAGAGGAAATAACAGAATTTTAGTAGAGCTTCCTGGATTAGATGATCCAATGAGAATAAAATCATTACTTGGTAAAACTGCAAATCTTACATTTCGCTTTGTAACAAATGATGAAAATGATCGTTTTGGTGTTGAAAAATTAAAATTTGAAAATGGCCTAGAAGAAGCCACAGTTAGTAAAAGAATTATAATCAGTGGTGAAAATTTACTCGATGCACAACCAAAAATGGATACTCAAACTAACCAAACGATTGTTTCATTTACTTTAGATAGAGTAGGTGCAAAAAGGTTTGGTAAGGCAACATCAACTGGTATTGGAAAACAATTAGCAATTGTCTTAGATGGTAAAATTATAAGCGCACCTGTAGTTAGAGATACGATTGCTAGTGGTTCTGGTCAGATAAGTGGTGGCTTTACTTTTCAAACAGCAACTGATCTAGCTTTATTATTAAGATCAGGAGCATTGCCAGCACCATTAGAAATAATTGAAGAAAGAACGGTTGGTCCAGATCTTGGACAAGACTCAATTAATGCAGGAATGATTGCTTTGGCAATAGGTTTTATGTTGGTCATAATTTTTATGTTCGTTAAATATAAAATTTTCGGATTAATTACCAATGTAACACTAATAGTTAATTTGTTTATTCTTTTAGGTGTTTTAACTTTATTTGAAGCTACTTTAACATTGCCTGGTATTGCAGGAATTATCCTAACTGTAGGTATGGCAGTTGATGCAAATGTTTTAATTTTTGAGAGGATTAAAGAAGAGCTAAAAGATGAGACTAATAATATTTTGGCTTTTGATGGTGGTTATACAAAATCAAGAACAGCAATTTTAGATGCCAATATTACCACATTATTAGCTGCAATTATTTTGTTTTTTATGGGCTCAGGTCCAGTCAAAGGTTTTGCTGTAACCTTAGGAGTTGGAATATTTACAACACTATTTTCAGTCTATTTCATAGCAAGATTGTTCACTAGTATTTATGTATCAAGAAACAAAGATAAGGAAAAATTAATCTAA
- the secF gene encoding protein translocase subunit SecF produces MIAFNKYYNHFNLLSSLLIVVSLLLLIFKGLNFGIDFKGGTLIELRASDSKINVSSLRDRFNQMDLGDVSVKKFGNDTDFLVKFENKDNKKNIIEEIKTNLDKSFGNNYDFRRVENVGPKVSAELLKSGVIAISLSLALMLIYIWIRFEWQFSLGAILALFHDVIVTLGVFSLFSLEINLSIIAAVLTIVGYSMNDTVVIFDRVRENLRKYSDIKIFELTNISINETLSRTIITSATTLLALLAIYFFGGEILKGFSLAMILGVVFGTYSSIYIANTVLVRLRVSQKTVLREDDQK; encoded by the coding sequence ATGATTGCTTTTAATAAATATTATAATCACTTTAATTTACTTTCATCACTTTTAATTGTTGTTTCATTACTACTGTTAATATTTAAAGGGCTCAATTTTGGTATAGATTTTAAAGGCGGCACTTTAATTGAATTAAGAGCCTCAGATTCTAAAATAAATGTAAGTTCATTAAGAGATAGATTTAATCAAATGGATTTAGGAGATGTCTCAGTGAAGAAATTTGGCAATGATACGGATTTTTTAGTAAAATTTGAAAATAAAGATAATAAAAAAAATATTATTGAAGAAATTAAGACTAATTTAGATAAATCTTTTGGAAATAACTATGATTTTAGAAGAGTAGAGAATGTTGGGCCAAAGGTAAGTGCTGAATTACTAAAATCAGGAGTTATAGCAATATCTTTGTCTTTAGCATTAATGTTAATTTATATTTGGATAAGATTTGAATGGCAATTTAGTTTGGGTGCAATTTTAGCTTTGTTTCATGATGTTATTGTAACTTTAGGAGTTTTTTCACTATTTAGTTTAGAAATAAATTTGTCAATTATTGCAGCAGTGTTAACAATAGTTGGATATTCAATGAATGATACTGTGGTTATTTTTGACCGTGTGCGTGAAAATTTAAGAAAATATTCAGATATAAAAATTTTTGAATTAACAAACATTTCAATTAATGAAACGTTATCAAGAACTATAATAACTTCTGCAACTACTTTACTAGCTTTATTAGCAATTTATTTTTTCGGTGGAGAAATATTAAAAGGTTTTTCACTAGCAATGATACTTGGTGTTGTTTTTGGAACTTATTCATCTATTTATATTGCTAACACTGTTTTAGTTAGGCTAAGAGTTTCCCAAAAAACTGTTCTTAGAGAAGACGATCAGAAATAA
- a CDS encoding urate hydroxylase PuuD: MSSLLSSLSKTVHASLALAIILFLGLFYLNDGIAFDTLFWSWLFRYIHVIVAIMWIGLLWYFNFVQIPNMGKIPDEQKPAIGKVIAPAALFYFRWAAALTVLSGLILALLNGYLHDAMTLSIGSGVPKHTAIGIGMWLGIVMAFNVWFVIWPNQKRALGIVESDPDTKAKSAKTAMLFSRTNTLLSLPMLLSMVAAQNIF, from the coding sequence ATGAGCAGTTTATTGTCATCATTATCAAAAACAGTCCACGCATCACTTGCTTTAGCAATTATTTTGTTTTTAGGATTGTTTTATTTAAACGATGGAATTGCTTTTGATACGCTATTCTGGAGCTGGTTATTTAGATACATACATGTAATTGTTGCAATTATGTGGATTGGATTATTGTGGTATTTCAATTTTGTTCAAATTCCAAATATGGGAAAAATTCCAGATGAACAAAAACCAGCTATTGGTAAAGTAATAGCACCAGCTGCATTATTTTACTTTAGATGGGCTGCTGCATTAACTGTTCTTTCAGGTTTAATTCTTGCTCTTCTTAATGGATATCTTCATGATGCAATGACTTTAAGTATTGGTTCAGGTGTTCCAAAACATACTGCAATTGGAATTGGAATGTGGCTTGGAATTGTAATGGCATTTAATGTGTGGTTTGTGATTTGGCCAAATCAAAAAAGAGCTTTAGGAATAGTTGAGAGTGATCCAGATACAAAAGCTAAGTCGGCTAAAACTGCAATGCTATTCTCAAGAACAAATACTTTGTTATCTTTACCTATGCTACTTTCAATGGTAGCTGCACAAAATATATTTTAA